A stretch of the Rhinoderma darwinii isolate aRhiDar2 chromosome 3, aRhiDar2.hap1, whole genome shotgun sequence genome encodes the following:
- the LOC142750352 gene encoding protocadherin gamma-C5-like, with protein MDHRSSPKACKWQVAHLFLLCSWGWVSGQLRYSIVEESEPRTIVANVAQDLGVKRSEIFHRRLHFETEKETYFSLNSENGALIVKDRIDRESLCGSSPHCLLQLEVVAENPVEIFSLEIEILDINDNSPTFSSNYRNIKISEVFTSPGAQFALESAEDLDVGVNGVSQYILNANPYFSLSVKNRKDGTLIPQLILEKNADREEKTQHNLILTAIDGGEPARSGTCHIIVIVLDINDNPPVFSQSVYKFSLKENPPLHSVILILNATDLDEGENGEIRYYFDDHTSKSARKLFDLNEQNGEILVKGILDFEDIHFYELYIKSVDKGTPPLEGNCLIHIDIDDVNDNAPEISLTSMTNIIPENAAFGTVVAFINVRDKDSGKNGEVKLDLSPNVPFKIRYNQNRYALVTDGNLDREETSQYTIELTASDLGSPPLYSKTSVTLSVSDINDNAPVFTQSTYNAFITENSDPGTLLCTVSATDLDEVVNSDLVYSTVESQIDGSSVSSFVYIHSSDGNIYAQRSFDYEHIQVLQITIKVEDSGSPQLSSTVPVFIFILDTNDNPPTLLYPEHSEDLIVQERIPKSTSAGYLVTKLSAVDLDSGHNAWLFFTLIDAINYSSFQVSKHTGEVRTVRGLQETENMEQQLVISISDQGNPPLSTTVTVLLSIADEVVVERPKSGDFLTNSKPPSDMTLYLIISLVAISLVSLVTFMILLVKCLRKDSYDYSSSCCFLGGSQSKPYTDQYQPALYLNTDGTLKYMEVRMVPPGSQGQSYQTNLPPALEQQDLHFWKPLDFPQLNVAKPADNSSELSCENEPGQVRTMIC; from the coding sequence ATGGACCACAGAAGCAGCCCAAAGGCTTGTAAATGGCAAGTAGCAcatctttttctcctttgtagctGGGGCTGGGTCTCTGGGCAGCTTCGTTATTCTATTGTTGAAGAGTCTGAACCTCGGACTATAGTAGCAAATGTAGCTCAGGATTTGGGTGTGAAACGTTCAGAGATTTTTCATCGTAGATTACATTTTGAGACAGAAAAAGAGACATATTTTTCTCTAAATAGTGAAAATGGAGCTTTGATTGTGAAGGACAGGATTGATAGGGAGAGTCTGTGTGGATCTAGTCCCCACTGTTTACTGCAGTTAGAGGTTGTGGCTGAGAATCCTGTGGAGATTTTCAGTCTAGAAATAGAGATTCTGGATATTAATGATAATTCACCCACATTTTCAAGTAATTATCGAAATATAAAAATCTCCGAAGTGTTTACCAGTCCTGGTGCTCAGTTTGCATTGGAGAGTGCAGAGGATTTAGATGTTGGTGTGAATGGTGTCAGTCAATATATATTGAACGCAAATCCTTATTTTTCGCTTTCTGTAAAGAATCGTAAGGATGGAACGCTCATCCCTCAGCTGATACTAGAAAAAAATGCAGACAGGGAAGAAAAAACGCAACATAATCTCATTCTTACAGCTATTGATGGAGGAGAACCAGCCAGATCAGGGACCTGCCATATAATCGTAATTGTGCTAGATATTAATGATAATCCTCCGGTCTTCAGTCAATCAGTTTATAAATTCAGTTTGAAGGAAAATCCACCTTTGCATTCTGTTATTCTAATACTTAATGCAACTGATCTTGATGAGGGTGAAAATGGTGAAATACGTTATTATTTTGATGATCACACATCTAAATCTGCAAGAAAGTTGTTTGATTTAAATGAACAAAATGGAGAAATCCTTGTAAAAGGCATTTTGGATTTTGAAGATATACATTTTTATGAGTTATATATTAAATCAGTAGATAAAGGAACACCACCCTTGGAAGGAAATTGCCTGATTCATATAGACATTGACGATGTTAATGATAATGCCCCAGAAATTTCTCTTACTTCTATGACAAATATCATTCCAGAAAATGCAGCTTTTGGTACTGTTGTTGCATTTATTAATGTGAGAGACAAGGATTCTGGGAAAAATGGAGAAGTAAAACTGGACTTATCACCAAATGTGCCTTTTAAAATAAGATATAATCAAAACCGTTATGCATTGGTCACAGATGGGAATCTGGATAGAGAGGAAACCTCCCAATACACTATAGAGCTGACAGCCTCTGATTTGGGGTCTCCTCCTCTATACAGTAAAACCAGTGTTACCCTCAGTGTGTCAGATATTAATGATAATGCTCCAGTGTTCACACAGTCTACTTATAATGCTTTCATTACGGAGAACAGTGACCCAGGTACTCTCCTATGTACAGTATCTGCTACTGACCTAGATGAGGTGGTTAATTCTGATCTGGTCTACTCCACAGTTGAGAGTCAGATTGACGGCTCCTCTGTGTCCTCCTTTGTCTACATTCATTCTAGTGATGGGAATATATATGCTCAGCGTTCCTTTGACTATGAGCATATCCAGGTTTTACAGATCACCATAAAGGTAGAAGACTCCGGATCTCCACAGTTATCTTCCACTGTTCCCGTCTTTATCTTCATTCTGGATACAAATGACAATCCCCCCACTCTGCTGTATCCAGAGCACTCTGAAGACCTCATTGTCCAAGAGAGGATTCCAAAGTCTACAAGTGCCGGATATTTAGTGACAAAACTGTCAgcagtggatctggactctggtcACAATGCTTGGTTGTTTTTCACTCTCATTGACGCCATCAATTATTCATCGTTTCAAGTGTCTaaacacacaggagaggtgagaaCTGTAAGAGGATTACAGGAGACGGAGAACATGGAGCAACAACTTGTCATTTCTATCAGTGATCAGGGGAATCCTCCATTATCCACCACAGTGACTGTACTTCTCAGTATAGCAGATGAGGTTGTAGTGGAAAGACCGAAATCTGGAGACTTCCTGACCAATTCCAAACCCCCATCGGATATGACTCTGTATTTAATCATTTCCCTAGTGGCCATCAGCTTAGTCTCACTTGTTACCTTCATGATATTATTGGTGAAATGTCTGAGGAAAGACAGTTATGATTATAGCAGTAGTTGCTGTTTTCTTGGTGGATCCCAATCCAAACCCTACACAGATCAGTATCAGCCAGCTCTGTACCTGAACACAGACGGAACCTTAAAATACATGGAGGTCAGGATGGTTCCTCCAGGATCCCAGGGGCAGAGCTACCAAACGAATCTACCCCCAGCCCTGGAACAACaagatttacatttttggaagccTTTGGATTTTCCCCAATTAAATGTGGCTAAACCTGCTGATAATTCATCAGAATTAAGCTGTGAGAATGAACCTGGCCAGGTGAGAACAATGATATGCTGA